The proteins below come from a single Cololabis saira isolate AMF1-May2022 chromosome 2, fColSai1.1, whole genome shotgun sequence genomic window:
- the rbpms2a gene encoding RNA-binding protein, mRNA-processing factor 2a isoform X2, whose translation MILSRKTCTHLSSPDSSSARPHLGTSSSLLKYKRHQDFHCSFRRTWGKYHSTRKNLIICAAAAETSVTMSLKADAEPNNNVSIEEEVRTLFVSGLPVDIKPRELYLLFRPFKGYEGSLIKLTSKQPVGFVTFDSRSGAEAAKNALNGIRFDPESPQTLRLEFAKANTKMAKSKLMATPNPTNIHPALGAHFIARDPYDLTGAALIPASPDAWTPYPLYTTELTPGLPHAAFTYPAAAAAAAALHAQMRWYPSPSDTSQPGWKSRQFC comes from the exons atGATTCTCTCTCGTAAAACTTGTACGCATTTATCTTCTCCGGATAGCTCGTCCGCACGTCCTCACCTCGGCACATCTTCTTCTCTCCTCAAGTACAAACGCCACCAAGACTTTCACTGTAGCTTCAGACGCACGTGGGGGAAATATCACTCGACGAGGAAAAACTTGATCATTTGCGCAGCGGCGGCCGAAACGAGCGTCACCATGAGCCTGAAAGCGGACGCGGAGCCGAACAACAACGTCTCCATCGAGGAGGAG GTACGAACACTGTTTGTCAGTGGACTACCGGTTGATATCAAACCCCGGGAACTTTACCTGCTGTTCAGACCTTTTAAG GGTTATGAAGGGTCACTGATTAAGTTAACATCAAAGCAG CCTGTCGGGTTTGTAACCTTTGACAGTCGCTCTGGAGCTGAAGCTGCAAAAAATGCACTAAAT GGTATCCGTTTTGACCCCGAAAGCCCTCAGACCCTGCGCTTAGAGTTTGCTAAAGCCAACACGAAGATGGCAAAGAGTAAGCTGATGGCCACACCGAACCCCACAAATATCCACCCTGCTCTAGGAGCACACTTCATTGCACGGGACCCAT ATGATCTGACTGGGGCAGCACTGATCCCAGCTTCACCGGATGCCTGGACTCCTTACCCTCTGTACACCACGGAGCTGACCCCAGGCCTCCCTCACGCAGCCTTCACCTACCCGgcggctgctgccgctgctgcagcCCTCCACGCCCAG ATGCGCTGGTACCCTTCTCCCTCTGATACTTCCCAGCCTGGATGGAAGTCCCGGCAGTTTTGTTAG
- the rbpms2a gene encoding RNA-binding protein, mRNA-processing factor 2a isoform X1 codes for MILSRKTCTHLSSPDSSSARPHLGTSSSLLKYKRHQDFHCSFRRTWGKYHSTRKNLIICAAAAETSVTMSLKADAEPNNNVSIEEEVRTLFVSGLPVDIKPRELYLLFRPFKGYEGSLIKLTSKQPVGFVTFDSRSGAEAAKNALNGIRFDPESPQTLRLEFAKANTKMAKSKLMATPNPTNIHPALGAHFIARDPYDLTGAALIPASPDAWTPYPLYTTELTPGLPHAAFTYPAAAAAAAALHAQVRDQPMRWYPSPSDTSQPGWKSRQFC; via the exons atGATTCTCTCTCGTAAAACTTGTACGCATTTATCTTCTCCGGATAGCTCGTCCGCACGTCCTCACCTCGGCACATCTTCTTCTCTCCTCAAGTACAAACGCCACCAAGACTTTCACTGTAGCTTCAGACGCACGTGGGGGAAATATCACTCGACGAGGAAAAACTTGATCATTTGCGCAGCGGCGGCCGAAACGAGCGTCACCATGAGCCTGAAAGCGGACGCGGAGCCGAACAACAACGTCTCCATCGAGGAGGAG GTACGAACACTGTTTGTCAGTGGACTACCGGTTGATATCAAACCCCGGGAACTTTACCTGCTGTTCAGACCTTTTAAG GGTTATGAAGGGTCACTGATTAAGTTAACATCAAAGCAG CCTGTCGGGTTTGTAACCTTTGACAGTCGCTCTGGAGCTGAAGCTGCAAAAAATGCACTAAAT GGTATCCGTTTTGACCCCGAAAGCCCTCAGACCCTGCGCTTAGAGTTTGCTAAAGCCAACACGAAGATGGCAAAGAGTAAGCTGATGGCCACACCGAACCCCACAAATATCCACCCTGCTCTAGGAGCACACTTCATTGCACGGGACCCAT ATGATCTGACTGGGGCAGCACTGATCCCAGCTTCACCGGATGCCTGGACTCCTTACCCTCTGTACACCACGGAGCTGACCCCAGGCCTCCCTCACGCAGCCTTCACCTACCCGgcggctgctgccgctgctgcagcCCTCCACGCCCAGGTGAGGGACCAACCG ATGCGCTGGTACCCTTCTCCCTCTGATACTTCCCAGCCTGGATGGAAGTCCCGGCAGTTTTGTTAG
- the rbpms2a gene encoding RNA-binding protein, mRNA-processing factor 2a isoform X3, whose protein sequence is MILSRKTCTHLSSPDSSSARPHLGTSSSLLKYKRHQDFHCSFRRTWGKYHSTRKNLIICAAAAETSVTMSLKADAEPNNNVSIEEEVRTLFVSGLPVDIKPRELYLLFRPFKGYEGSLIKLTSKQPVGFVTFDSRSGAEAAKNALNGIRFDPESPQTLRLEFAKANTKMAKSKLMATPNPTNIHPALGAHFIARDPYDLTGAALIPASPDAWTPYPLYTTELTPGLPHAAFTYPAAAAAAAALHAQVSGNHTFVQLK, encoded by the exons atGATTCTCTCTCGTAAAACTTGTACGCATTTATCTTCTCCGGATAGCTCGTCCGCACGTCCTCACCTCGGCACATCTTCTTCTCTCCTCAAGTACAAACGCCACCAAGACTTTCACTGTAGCTTCAGACGCACGTGGGGGAAATATCACTCGACGAGGAAAAACTTGATCATTTGCGCAGCGGCGGCCGAAACGAGCGTCACCATGAGCCTGAAAGCGGACGCGGAGCCGAACAACAACGTCTCCATCGAGGAGGAG GTACGAACACTGTTTGTCAGTGGACTACCGGTTGATATCAAACCCCGGGAACTTTACCTGCTGTTCAGACCTTTTAAG GGTTATGAAGGGTCACTGATTAAGTTAACATCAAAGCAG CCTGTCGGGTTTGTAACCTTTGACAGTCGCTCTGGAGCTGAAGCTGCAAAAAATGCACTAAAT GGTATCCGTTTTGACCCCGAAAGCCCTCAGACCCTGCGCTTAGAGTTTGCTAAAGCCAACACGAAGATGGCAAAGAGTAAGCTGATGGCCACACCGAACCCCACAAATATCCACCCTGCTCTAGGAGCACACTTCATTGCACGGGACCCAT ATGATCTGACTGGGGCAGCACTGATCCCAGCTTCACCGGATGCCTGGACTCCTTACCCTCTGTACACCACGGAGCTGACCCCAGGCCTCCCTCACGCAGCCTTCACCTACCCGgcggctgctgccgctgctgcagcCCTCCACGCCCAG GTTTCTGGAAACCACACCTTTGTCCAGCTGAAGTGA